One window from the genome of Echinicola vietnamensis DSM 17526 encodes:
- a CDS encoding glycoside hydrolase family 32 protein yields the protein MIKHPQNILLVVLLLLTCHFTVLASEIELKITKRYLNFPISGQEARHKMTFQSEGQPELNIVIRLAAGEPDYWVFKDVSNLIGKTLTISYEGNQAGLSKIYQADEIAGADSLYQEQNRPQFHFTTRRGWINDPNGLLYYDGEYHLFYQHNPYEREWENMHWGHAVSNDLIHWKELPDALYPDELGTMFSGSAVIDDQNTAGWNSGSTPAMVAAYTAANRDRQTQGIAYSLDKGKTFTKYEGNPVIDSKEKWNSIDTRDPKVFWYEPGNHWVMVLNERDGHSIYNSSDLKNWEYQSHTTGFWECPELFELPVDGNTDEMHWVMYGASGTYMLGEFNGKTFTPTTGKHHYITGSIYAAQTFTNVPNGRRIQMGWGQISHPGMPFTGMMMLPTELTLRTTKDGPRLFNEPVKETENLFIPIGQWRDLTAEEANKILEAHSAKSTLRIRTRIKLSHATSAGISLSGQRILNYDLNYNKLNGAFYSPNDPTEMGISADIYIDKTSIEIFVDDGAFTVVMPRETVEKNNEHLRFWGNNISIQSLEILDVASIWK from the coding sequence ATGATAAAACACCCTCAAAACATCCTACTGGTAGTGCTCCTACTGCTCACTTGTCATTTCACTGTTTTGGCCAGTGAAATTGAACTGAAAATTACCAAAAGGTACCTCAACTTTCCTATTTCCGGTCAGGAGGCACGGCATAAAATGACCTTCCAAAGTGAAGGTCAGCCAGAACTGAATATCGTCATTAGACTTGCTGCCGGGGAACCAGACTACTGGGTATTCAAGGATGTCTCCAATCTAATAGGAAAAACGCTTACCATCAGCTATGAGGGAAATCAAGCAGGACTTTCCAAAATCTACCAAGCTGATGAAATTGCTGGTGCTGACAGCCTTTACCAAGAACAAAACAGACCCCAGTTTCACTTTACTACCCGCCGTGGATGGATCAATGACCCCAATGGACTACTTTATTATGATGGAGAATATCATCTATTTTACCAGCACAATCCCTACGAAAGGGAATGGGAAAATATGCACTGGGGACATGCTGTAAGTAATGACCTGATTCATTGGAAAGAACTTCCGGATGCCCTTTATCCTGATGAGCTTGGCACCATGTTTTCGGGATCAGCGGTCATAGATGATCAAAACACCGCCGGCTGGAACAGTGGAAGCACCCCAGCCATGGTCGCCGCCTATACTGCCGCAAACCGTGATCGACAGACTCAAGGAATTGCCTATAGCTTAGACAAGGGCAAAACCTTTACAAAATATGAAGGGAACCCTGTGATTGACTCTAAAGAAAAATGGAACAGTATTGACACTCGAGATCCCAAAGTTTTTTGGTACGAGCCAGGAAATCACTGGGTAATGGTACTCAATGAACGTGATGGTCATTCCATTTATAATTCATCCGACCTAAAAAACTGGGAATACCAGAGTCACACCACGGGTTTCTGGGAATGTCCAGAGCTTTTTGAACTACCCGTGGACGGAAATACTGATGAAATGCATTGGGTCATGTACGGTGCATCAGGAACTTATATGCTAGGCGAATTTAATGGAAAAACCTTTACCCCTACCACTGGGAAACATCACTATATCACCGGGTCTATTTATGCAGCTCAGACTTTTACAAATGTCCCAAATGGACGTAGAATCCAAATGGGATGGGGGCAGATCAGTCACCCTGGAATGCCATTTACCGGCATGATGATGCTGCCCACTGAACTTACGCTAAGGACCACCAAAGACGGCCCAAGACTTTTTAACGAACCAGTTAAAGAGACCGAAAATCTATTTATTCCGATAGGTCAGTGGCGTGACCTTACGGCTGAAGAGGCCAATAAAATACTGGAGGCCCATAGCGCGAAAAGTACCTTAAGAATCAGGACAAGGATAAAACTATCGCACGCCACAAGTGCCGGGATAAGTCTTTCTGGCCAACGGATCCTAAATTATGATCTTAATTATAATAAATTAAATGGAGCTTTTTATTCTCCAAATGATCCTACTGAAATGGGGATTTCTGCCGACATCTATATCGACAAAACCAGTATCGAGATCTTTGTGGATGATGGCGCCTTTACCGTGGTCATGCCTAGGGAAACAGTAGAAAAAAATAACGAACACCTTCGTTTTTGGGGTAATAATATATCCATCCAAAGCTTGGAAATACTCGATGTGGCTTCCATATGGAAATAA
- a CDS encoding RagB/SusD family nutrient uptake outer membrane protein yields MKSYKIYTAAILLGLSISACSDEFLEYEPEGVLSSENVSSPDNAEGLVIAAYAGIGNDEMIGPLTSMWVYGSVRSDDAYKGGGGRGDVAEIDRYEQYNLTIPDQGDAMAPRTWTDFYKAISRANFALQVIADIPEADYPMKTIRQAELRFLRGHSHFILKTLFDKIPYITEDLSQEEIAQVSNDVTDEELWNKIANDFLFAYENLPNSQDEVGRADKNAAAAYLAKVRLYQAYEQNDQHQVININHDRLEEVIQYADEVTGTLEDDFGNNFLDGFDNGPESIWAVQFSINDGTTVGRVSYVTGLNSPHGNVLYGCCGFHLASQNMVNAFKTDENGLPMLDNFNEMDIFNTVLPDGTTPPSASLTVDPRLDHTVGIPGRPFKYRNTVNNEGDMVYNFSWARDPGVYGYFGNMKEQQSPDCACYKKEGPFIGTSKNIDFIRFADVLLWKAEALIQLDRWTEALPLINAVRSRAANSTQRPLNAGASDIYHIGLYNSFPDKAYAWKALKFERRLEFAMEGHRFFDLVRWGEADSVLNNYLDEEKTKRDFLSNAEFTPGRDEYYPIPQREIDFTGGVYKQNPGY; encoded by the coding sequence ATGAAATCATATAAAATATATACTGCTGCTATCCTACTGGGATTAAGTATAAGCGCTTGCTCGGATGAATTTCTTGAATACGAGCCAGAAGGAGTACTTTCCAGCGAAAATGTATCCTCTCCTGATAATGCAGAAGGATTGGTCATCGCCGCCTATGCTGGCATTGGAAATGACGAAATGATAGGTCCATTGACCTCCATGTGGGTTTATGGAAGTGTACGCTCAGATGATGCCTATAAAGGAGGAGGAGGACGAGGAGACGTCGCAGAAATAGACCGATATGAACAATATAACCTTACTATTCCTGACCAAGGCGATGCTATGGCTCCTCGAACATGGACCGACTTCTATAAAGCCATTTCAAGGGCCAATTTTGCGCTCCAAGTAATTGCTGATATTCCTGAAGCAGATTATCCGATGAAAACCATCCGTCAGGCTGAGTTAAGGTTTCTAAGGGGCCATTCTCATTTTATTCTTAAAACACTCTTCGACAAAATCCCCTATATCACTGAAGACCTTTCTCAAGAGGAAATTGCTCAGGTAAGCAATGATGTAACCGATGAAGAACTTTGGAATAAAATAGCAAATGACTTTCTATTTGCTTATGAAAATTTGCCGAATTCCCAAGATGAGGTAGGCCGCGCTGACAAAAATGCAGCAGCAGCCTATTTGGCAAAAGTGAGGCTTTACCAAGCTTATGAACAAAATGACCAACACCAAGTAATAAACATCAATCATGATCGCTTGGAAGAAGTCATCCAATATGCAGATGAAGTAACAGGTACTTTGGAAGACGACTTTGGCAATAATTTCCTTGATGGATTTGACAATGGTCCCGAATCCATATGGGCAGTTCAATTTTCGATCAATGACGGTACGACAGTAGGACGCGTGAGCTATGTCACCGGACTAAACTCACCTCATGGTAATGTATTGTACGGATGCTGCGGATTTCATTTAGCTAGCCAAAACATGGTCAATGCTTTTAAAACTGATGAGAATGGGCTTCCAATGTTGGACAACTTTAATGAAATGGATATTTTCAACACTGTATTACCCGATGGAACCACCCCTCCATCAGCCAGCCTAACGGTGGATCCCAGACTCGATCATACGGTGGGCATTCCAGGAAGACCGTTTAAATACAGAAATACTGTAAATAATGAAGGGGATATGGTGTACAATTTCAGCTGGGCCAGAGACCCTGGGGTATATGGTTACTTTGGTAACATGAAAGAACAGCAGTCTCCTGATTGTGCTTGTTATAAAAAAGAAGGACCTTTTATAGGCACTTCGAAAAATATCGATTTTATCCGTTTTGCAGATGTTCTTCTATGGAAAGCCGAAGCACTGATTCAGCTAGACCGATGGACGGAAGCATTGCCCCTTATCAATGCCGTAAGGTCTCGCGCAGCAAACAGTACGCAAAGGCCTCTAAATGCCGGAGCTAGTGATATTTACCATATTGGATTATACAATTCATTTCCCGACAAAGCCTATGCTTGGAAAGCGCTTAAATTCGAACGACGACTGGAGTTTGCCATGGAAGGCCACCGCTTCTTTGATCTAGTTAGATGGGGAGAAGCTGACTCAGTCCTCAATAACTACTTGGATGAGGAAAAAACCAAAAGGGATTTTCTGTCCAATGCTGAATTTACACCTGGCAGAGATGAGTACTACCCTATCCCGCAACGTGAAATAGATTTTACAGGCGGGGTATATAAACAAAATCCTGGTTATTAA
- a CDS encoding sugar porter family MFS transporter, whose translation MKNLTTYYAFIVSLTGFLFGFDTAVISGANLPLKALWQTSDWFHGFFIMSVALWGTVIGALLGGIPCHHLGRKNTLFWIGVMFLVSALGTALATDPFVFSFYRFVGGVAIGASSIAAPTYVSEISQAYQRGRRVGLYQINIVSGILVAYVSNYLLQGVGDHNDWRWMLAAEIIPAIIYLAFILDIPESPRWLILKQKDESAAQKVLKKITTGKIDQLLLSIKHDSLRSKKMKLFSAKNRLPLFLAGIIAIFNQLSGINFILYYAPEIMEKAGFVTTTSLLGAVCIGFTNLIFTLIGMSLIDKTGRKQLMLIGSMGYIISLGLVSYGFYDSSSPLFILTSILIFIAAHGIGQGAVIWVFISEIFPNKVRAMGQSFGAGVHWGGAAMITLFGAVLIDTLMPFQIFMVFMALMILQFVFVWRYMPETKGLELENLHSKLAQKLYEKFPSDHKT comes from the coding sequence GTGAAGAACCTCACCACTTATTACGCATTTATTGTATCCCTCACCGGATTTCTATTCGGTTTTGATACTGCTGTAATATCGGGTGCCAATTTACCACTCAAGGCACTTTGGCAAACCTCTGATTGGTTCCATGGCTTTTTCATCATGTCCGTAGCCTTGTGGGGCACAGTGATCGGTGCATTACTGGGAGGAATCCCCTGTCACCACTTGGGTCGAAAAAATACTTTATTCTGGATTGGGGTGATGTTTTTGGTGTCCGCTTTAGGTACTGCATTGGCAACAGACCCATTTGTGTTTTCTTTTTACCGTTTTGTCGGTGGAGTAGCCATTGGTGCCAGTTCCATTGCTGCCCCTACTTATGTGTCAGAGATTTCCCAGGCCTATCAAAGAGGTCGTCGTGTAGGTCTTTACCAAATCAATATTGTCTCAGGGATTTTAGTGGCCTATGTTTCCAACTACCTTCTCCAAGGTGTAGGAGACCACAATGATTGGCGCTGGATGCTAGCAGCAGAAATAATCCCTGCGATCATCTACCTAGCTTTTATTTTGGACATACCCGAAAGCCCCCGCTGGTTGATCCTCAAGCAAAAGGATGAATCAGCTGCACAAAAGGTACTCAAAAAGATCACTACAGGAAAGATAGATCAGCTATTGCTTTCCATCAAGCATGATTCACTGCGTTCAAAAAAGATGAAACTTTTCTCTGCCAAAAACCGGCTACCACTTTTTCTGGCTGGTATCATCGCGATATTCAACCAACTCAGTGGTATAAACTTCATCCTGTACTATGCACCCGAGATCATGGAAAAAGCAGGTTTTGTAACGACCACCTCATTATTGGGGGCTGTATGCATAGGATTCACCAATTTAATATTTACCCTGATCGGCATGTCTCTGATCGATAAAACCGGCAGAAAGCAACTGATGCTCATCGGATCCATGGGATATATCATCAGTTTAGGCTTGGTCAGTTACGGATTTTATGACAGCTCATCTCCTCTATTCATCCTGACGAGTATCCTCATCTTTATTGCAGCACATGGCATTGGACAAGGAGCGGTTATATGGGTATTTATCTCAGAGATTTTTCCAAACAAAGTCCGAGCGATGGGCCAGTCTTTTGGTGCGGGAGTGCATTGGGGGGGCGCCGCCATGATTACACTCTTTGGTGCCGTGTTGATCGATACCTTGATGCCATTTCAGATTTTCATGGTGTTCATGGCACTGATGATACTTCAATTTGTTTTTGTCTGGCGCTATATGCCCGAAACCAAAGGACTTGAATTAGAAAATCTCCATTCAAAATTAGCTCAAAAACTATATGAAAAATTTCCAAGCGATCACAAAACCTAA
- a CDS encoding hybrid sensor histidine kinase/response regulator transcription factor codes for MKIQLLVVLLYVAAFFSCNPEKDHATYKIGFSQCVSGDAWRRAMHQEMYRELSFYPELSLEIKDAKGDNTTQIRQIRDFLDEGIDLLIVSPNESEPITPIVEEAFQNGIPVIVIDRKISSNLYTAYVGGDNYDVGHTAGQYIRNLLKGQGRVLEIWGLQGSSPAKERHRGLLKGFQDSEIEIVTSIKGEWEKDTAKNRLKQHLQSGTIPEFDLVFGHNDVMAIGAHEICKNLDIVQKKFIGVDALPGPYGGIQAVTDGILDATFLYPTGGDIAIEIAHKILSDEQVVKENILQTAVVDSTNIRIMKQQTDKIIDQQDNITRQKQRIDVQMEIYKNQRTFLFGFGLTLFVAIISLAYVFKSLREKQEINEELKNKNDEILQQKDKVLSLSKKAEEATQQKFDFFTNISHEFRTPLTLIQAPVEDLLANKDAAPFKPDLQLIRKNTMRLLRLVNQLMDLRKIDHAKMKVKAVEQELIPFLQDILNSFDKTAQKHDITLRLLADNRNLKVWYDPMMLDKVMFNLLSNAFKFTPIHGSVIVKVTEKPLSNKVCIRVEDTGSGMSPEDTSHVFDRFYQGETYSAAGSGIGLALSKELIELHHGEICLESTLGKGTSFEVVLQMGKAHFNESEMLNGTATQYFSEENIGILEEVTPKISRDTQEEKEQTLLIIEDDQQIRQYLCQQLSAHYNILEAENFEVGIAKALDKLPDLITCDLMLKQGSGFDIIKKLKDDIRTSHIPIIVITAKSSLDERIEGIKLGVDDYISKPFSFTLLLERIKTLLANRQKLREHYLHELPIEKSKSSGISTDKKFINAFNAIIEQHLSDPQFGVNTICDEIGLSRGQLYRKVKSMLGYSVNDYINRVRMKKAKRLLAENDTPIADIAFQVGFSTSAYFSTAFKNYFGSTPSEFRDQCKNS; via the coding sequence ATGAAAATCCAGCTTTTGGTAGTTCTGCTTTATGTAGCCGCATTCTTTTCCTGTAATCCTGAAAAAGACCATGCCACCTACAAAATTGGTTTTTCTCAGTGTGTAAGTGGTGATGCGTGGAGAAGAGCCATGCACCAAGAAATGTATCGTGAACTCAGCTTCTACCCTGAACTCTCGCTCGAAATCAAAGATGCCAAAGGAGACAATACCACTCAAATCAGACAAATCAGGGATTTTTTGGACGAAGGCATTGACCTACTGATCGTATCCCCAAATGAATCAGAACCCATCACCCCAATTGTGGAAGAAGCCTTCCAAAATGGTATACCGGTAATCGTGATAGACAGGAAGATAAGTTCAAACCTCTATACTGCTTATGTCGGTGGTGATAATTATGATGTGGGGCATACCGCTGGACAGTACATCAGAAACCTCCTAAAAGGTCAAGGACGCGTATTGGAGATATGGGGACTCCAAGGAAGCTCTCCTGCAAAGGAAAGGCATAGAGGTTTACTAAAAGGTTTTCAGGATTCGGAAATCGAAATCGTTACCAGCATCAAAGGTGAATGGGAAAAAGACACCGCTAAAAACAGGCTGAAGCAGCATCTCCAATCTGGCACCATCCCGGAATTTGACTTGGTATTTGGGCATAATGATGTAATGGCCATTGGCGCACATGAAATTTGCAAAAACCTAGATATCGTTCAAAAGAAGTTTATCGGTGTAGATGCTCTTCCTGGTCCTTATGGTGGAATCCAAGCCGTAACTGATGGAATATTGGACGCCACGTTTCTTTACCCTACCGGTGGCGATATTGCGATTGAAATCGCACATAAGATCCTATCTGATGAACAAGTAGTAAAGGAAAACATCCTCCAAACTGCAGTAGTAGACTCTACCAATATCCGTATTATGAAGCAGCAAACGGATAAAATTATCGACCAGCAAGATAATATCACTAGACAAAAGCAGCGCATTGATGTTCAAATGGAGATTTACAAAAACCAGCGTACCTTTCTTTTCGGATTTGGCCTGACACTTTTTGTAGCCATTATTTCACTCGCTTATGTCTTTAAATCCCTCCGTGAAAAACAAGAGATCAATGAAGAGCTGAAAAACAAAAACGATGAAATCCTCCAACAAAAAGACAAAGTACTCAGCCTCTCCAAAAAGGCGGAAGAAGCCACCCAACAAAAGTTTGACTTTTTTACCAATATCTCCCATGAATTCCGCACACCGCTAACCCTCATACAGGCTCCAGTAGAAGACCTGTTGGCCAATAAAGATGCTGCCCCATTTAAGCCTGATCTACAGCTCATTCGTAAAAACACCATGCGCTTACTGCGATTGGTAAACCAGCTCATGGACCTGCGAAAAATAGATCATGCCAAGATGAAGGTAAAAGCCGTGGAGCAGGAACTCATTCCATTTTTACAGGACATTCTAAATTCCTTTGATAAAACTGCTCAAAAACATGACATCACGCTACGGCTATTGGCAGATAACCGTAACTTAAAAGTTTGGTATGATCCCATGATGCTGGACAAAGTAATGTTTAATCTCCTATCAAATGCCTTCAAGTTTACGCCTATTCACGGTAGTGTTATCGTAAAAGTCACTGAAAAGCCTCTTTCCAACAAGGTGTGCATCCGTGTGGAAGATACAGGATCTGGTATGTCACCAGAAGATACTAGCCATGTTTTTGATCGTTTTTATCAAGGAGAAACCTATTCTGCCGCCGGCAGCGGTATTGGTCTGGCACTATCAAAAGAACTTATCGAGCTCCACCATGGAGAAATCTGCTTAGAAAGTACGCTTGGCAAAGGCACTTCCTTTGAGGTGGTGTTACAAATGGGGAAAGCACATTTTAACGAGTCCGAAATGCTTAATGGCACGGCAACCCAATATTTCTCCGAAGAGAACATTGGCATTTTGGAAGAGGTAACTCCCAAAATATCTAGGGACACGCAGGAAGAAAAAGAGCAGACACTGCTGATCATTGAAGATGATCAGCAGATACGACAATACCTTTGCCAACAGCTTTCCGCCCATTACAATATCCTGGAGGCAGAGAATTTTGAAGTTGGTATCGCCAAAGCGCTGGACAAACTCCCTGACTTGATCACTTGCGACCTTATGCTAAAGCAAGGAAGTGGCTTTGACATCATCAAAAAGCTAAAGGATGACATCAGGACATCCCATATCCCTATCATCGTCATTACTGCAAAAAGTTCTTTGGATGAGCGGATTGAGGGAATCAAACTTGGCGTAGATGACTATATCTCCAAACCTTTCAGCTTTACATTGTTACTTGAACGAATCAAAACACTACTTGCCAACAGGCAGAAGTTAAGGGAGCATTACCTCCATGAACTCCCCATAGAGAAATCCAAATCCTCGGGAATCTCAACCGATAAAAAGTTCATCAATGCCTTCAATGCAATCATAGAACAACACCTCAGCGATCCTCAGTTTGGTGTGAACACCATTTGTGATGAAATTGGGCTTTCACGCGGACAACTTTACCGTAAAGTAAAATCCATGCTAGGATACAGTGTGAATGATTATATCAACAGAGTGCGCATGAAAAAAGCCAAGCGCTTACTGGCTGAAAATGATACCCCGATTGCTGATATAGCTTTTCAAGTAGGTTTCTCCACTTCAGCTTATTTTTCTACTGCTTTTAAAAACTATTTCGGAAGCACCCCTTCTGAATTTAGAGACCAATGCAAAAACAGCTAA
- a CDS encoding SusC/RagA family TonB-linked outer membrane protein, translated as MKTSVLNFLIMVLLVLPSWAQDSEISGTVTDNASGDPLPGVTVQVQGTGTGTVTGLDGKYSIPATTEDVLLFSFIGYQTAKETVGNRSSIDVALGQDVSNLDEVVVVGYSSQKKSDMTGAIVAVDLTPIEGQSMSNGNPMQALQGRVPGLYVEKSGDPSGASSRVLIRGVSTLGNNDPLYVIDGIPTKRPEVFASLSPDAIESIQVLKDASASSIYGSRAANGVILVTTKNKTLGGDKLGVSFNSTFSVLSEKQQRYDMLNAQQRGEAIWRASVNDGADPASGYGEIYDFDWNGDFDNPVLNSVTVQPFVGGNESIPAGDTDWQDETYEKGYAFNNELTVTTNSEKSSLMVNLGYYKNTGMLKYTDFERYTARLNANTWLFNDKVRFGINTQFSSSNELLAAMDVGGAPTPGLAITLAPTIPVYDANGSFAGPLGSGYSDRNNPVLMQYLNRWDNTRKNNFYGNVFAEWSILENLTFKTSLGLDLSDYQRKDIEPKVNNGFVNRNNNRLIWDTNKFTSLVFSNTLNYKLVKGDHRFDVLLGVESIKDDFNSILSQADGFAVESESYFVLNAASGARTNSGSATGSRLLSQFGKINYAFSDKYLASFTLRRDGSSRFGKNNRYGIFPAATVGWRISNEAFMEDSQVFSDLKIRLGYGEVGNQEIGDLARFGLYESRYGPNQAQYGGGFFETYYNVGTAYDINGNDTGTLPSGFVSIQAENPDLKWETTQEWNVGVDFSLFNYAINGSFDYFNRKTTDILTTPPIASVIGEGQQRVLNGASTATHGWELALNWAKDVNSDLTVSVNTNFGAFKDEITYLPEEVRTAFPGTINNSILGHSQFSIFGYQTDGLFQSQEDVDNSPDQDGARPGGLKFKDINNDGVIDSDDRDFIGTTLPDLEYGIGVDIKYKNFDFSIFGSGVAGRIGQDPYIFWNNFVQGRENAGLGVLNAWTPENSSSTIPSLSLAFNDTRTSDYLFRNNAYFKIRNLQFGYSFPEEMISKWAGMSRLRVYFQGENLLWFTPKDYIGSDPERTDVNRIPVPTTFTLGLNVNF; from the coding sequence ATGAAAACAAGCGTATTAAATTTCCTAATCATGGTTTTACTGGTCTTGCCAAGCTGGGCCCAAGACAGTGAAATCTCAGGCACCGTAACTGACAATGCGAGTGGCGATCCCCTTCCGGGCGTCACCGTTCAGGTGCAAGGCACAGGAACAGGTACTGTCACAGGCCTAGATGGAAAATACAGCATCCCTGCCACTACCGAAGATGTATTGTTATTTTCCTTTATTGGCTATCAAACCGCCAAAGAAACCGTTGGAAACCGAAGTTCCATCGATGTCGCCCTCGGCCAAGATGTGTCCAACCTGGATGAAGTGGTCGTAGTAGGATACAGTTCCCAGAAAAAATCGGATATGACCGGCGCCATTGTCGCAGTAGATCTTACGCCCATAGAAGGACAGAGCATGAGTAATGGTAACCCAATGCAGGCCTTGCAAGGGAGAGTTCCAGGCCTGTATGTAGAAAAATCAGGTGATCCTTCAGGAGCCAGTAGTAGGGTATTAATACGTGGTGTCTCCACGCTGGGCAATAATGATCCACTGTATGTGATCGATGGTATTCCTACGAAGCGTCCAGAAGTTTTTGCCAGCCTAAGCCCTGACGCAATTGAGTCCATTCAAGTGCTCAAAGATGCTTCCGCCTCTTCTATTTACGGTTCCAGAGCGGCAAATGGCGTCATCTTGGTCACCACCAAGAACAAAACGCTTGGAGGAGATAAGCTGGGGGTAAGCTTTAATTCTACCTTTTCAGTCCTTTCCGAAAAACAGCAACGTTATGATATGCTGAATGCCCAGCAGCGGGGAGAGGCCATATGGAGGGCATCGGTCAATGACGGGGCAGATCCTGCCAGTGGCTATGGAGAAATCTATGATTTTGATTGGAATGGAGATTTTGACAATCCCGTGCTAAACAGTGTGACCGTCCAGCCCTTTGTAGGTGGTAATGAGTCCATACCGGCTGGCGACACCGATTGGCAGGATGAAACATACGAAAAAGGATACGCCTTCAATAATGAACTGACGGTCACCACCAATTCTGAAAAATCATCATTGATGGTCAATTTGGGATATTACAAAAACACCGGCATGCTCAAATACACTGATTTTGAGCGTTACACTGCTCGGCTAAATGCCAATACATGGTTATTTAACGACAAGGTCCGGTTTGGGATAAACACCCAATTCTCTTCTTCAAATGAGCTTTTGGCTGCCATGGACGTAGGCGGTGCCCCCACTCCGGGACTTGCTATTACCTTGGCTCCTACCATCCCTGTATATGACGCCAATGGCAGCTTTGCCGGGCCCTTGGGGTCAGGATATTCAGACCGGAACAACCCTGTCCTAATGCAGTATCTCAACCGATGGGATAACACACGTAAAAACAACTTCTATGGAAATGTCTTTGCAGAATGGTCCATTTTGGAAAACCTTACCTTTAAGACCAGTCTAGGTCTTGACCTAAGTGACTACCAACGCAAGGATATCGAACCAAAAGTAAACAACGGTTTTGTTAACCGAAACAATAACCGACTGATTTGGGACACCAATAAATTCACCAGCTTGGTCTTTTCTAACACCTTAAATTATAAACTGGTTAAGGGTGACCATCGATTTGATGTATTGTTAGGAGTGGAATCGATCAAAGACGATTTTAACAGCATCCTATCTCAAGCGGATGGATTTGCAGTTGAATCCGAGTCGTATTTTGTCCTAAATGCAGCCTCCGGAGCACGTACCAACAGCGGTTCTGCTACAGGTAGTCGCTTGCTGTCACAATTCGGAAAAATCAATTATGCTTTTTCTGACAAATACCTGGCATCGTTTACCCTGAGAAGGGATGGCTCCTCCCGCTTTGGTAAAAACAACCGATACGGTATATTTCCGGCGGCCACTGTGGGCTGGCGGATCAGCAATGAAGCGTTTATGGAAGACAGTCAAGTCTTCTCAGACCTTAAAATCCGACTCGGATATGGTGAAGTTGGCAACCAAGAGATTGGTGACTTGGCGCGCTTTGGCCTGTATGAATCTCGGTATGGCCCTAACCAAGCCCAATATGGTGGTGGATTCTTTGAAACATATTATAATGTCGGAACAGCCTATGACATCAACGGGAACGACACAGGAACATTACCTTCTGGCTTTGTCTCTATCCAAGCTGAAAACCCTGACCTAAAATGGGAAACCACTCAGGAATGGAATGTCGGGGTTGACTTCAGTCTGTTTAATTACGCCATCAATGGTTCATTCGATTATTTTAACCGGAAGACAACAGATATCCTTACCACTCCGCCCATTGCCTCGGTAATTGGGGAAGGACAGCAAAGGGTGCTCAATGGAGCTTCTACAGCTACCCATGGCTGGGAACTGGCCTTGAACTGGGCAAAAGACGTTAATAGTGATTTAACCGTATCCGTAAACACCAATTTTGGGGCTTTTAAAGATGAAATCACCTATCTGCCCGAGGAGGTACGAACCGCCTTTCCCGGCACGATAAACAACTCCATCCTTGGACACTCACAGTTTTCCATTTTTGGCTACCAGACCGACGGTCTTTTCCAAAGCCAAGAAGATGTTGACAACAGTCCTGATCAAGATGGCGCGCGACCAGGAGGGCTTAAATTCAAAGACATCAACAATGATGGCGTGATCGACTCGGACGACCGCGATTTCATCGGAACGACATTACCCGATCTCGAATACGGAATTGGTGTAGACATCAAGTACAAAAATTTTGATTTCTCCATTTTTGGATCAGGTGTAGCTGGAAGGATTGGACAAGACCCCTATATCTTTTGGAACAATTTCGTTCAAGGCCGGGAAAATGCAGGGTTGGGAGTCCTAAACGCCTGGACTCCAGAAAACTCAAGTTCGACGATTCCTTCCCTATCCCTTGCCTTTAATGACACCAGGACTTCCGACTACCTTTTTAGAAACAATGCCTATTTCAAAATCAGAAACTTACAATTCGGATATTCCTTTCCTGAGGAAATGATCAGCAAGTGGGCAGGGATGTCTCGACTCAGGGTGTATTTCCAAGGTGAAAACCTCTTATGGTTTACGCCAAAGGACTACATCGGTTCAGATCCAGAGCGTACTGATGTTAATCGCATCCCCGTCCCTACCACTTTCACATTAGGACTAAATGTTAACTTCTAA